Proteins from a single region of Trichoderma asperellum chromosome 3, complete sequence:
- a CDS encoding uncharacterized protein (EggNog:ENOG41), with protein MCQVKLSICVHCAKVFGAKMKYCDTVQAAISVTDSSPFEITSSFNWSPMEGCTGLKIHHTANLDACKDDVSRSEAPFERPAATRPSARSPYPMPTMIQRTEIREQLPAPPGMEEHRAVASVPLGSDMQPQMQLQIQQMQAGPSTRETLTASSPNSSWSGSTVSYY; from the coding sequence ATGTGTCAAGTCAAGCTTTCCATTTGTGTCCACTGCGCCAAAGTCTTCGGGGCCAAGATGAAGTATTGCGATACGGTCCAGGCCGCCATATCGGTCACGGACAGCAGTCCGTTCGAGATTACCTCATCGTTCAATTGGTCCCCCATGGAAGGGTGTACTGGACTGAAAATCCACCACACGGCGAATCTCGACGCTTGTAAGGATGATGTGTCCCGATCCGAAGCGCCGTTTGAGCGACCTGCTGCAACGAGACCGAGCGCCAGAAGCCCCTATCCAATGCCAACGATGATCCAGCGGACGGAGATTCGAGAGCAACTTCCCGCCCCTCCTGGGATGGAAGAGCATCGGGCAGTGGCTTCGGTGCCGCTTGGGTCGGATATGCAACCGcaaatgcagctgcagatcCAGCAGATGCAAGCGGGACCCTCGACGAGAGAAACTCTGACAGCTAGTTCGCCGAACTCTTCGTGGTCAGGCTCAACTGTTTCTTATTACTGA